A window of the Polaribacter batillariae genome harbors these coding sequences:
- a CDS encoding GNAT family N-acetyltransferase: MTIKDFIIREIKPEDNLQLASVIRSVIVEMGAPKTGTAYEDKATDAMFENFQKEKSAYFVVEHQNKVVGGAGIAQLNNGEKNICELQKMYFLPIARGIGLGSKLIAKCLQKAQEKGFKNCYLETMPYMKAATKLYKKNGFVNLEKPMGNTGHYSCNVWMIKKI; encoded by the coding sequence ATGACAATTAAAGATTTTATCATAAGAGAAATCAAACCCGAAGACAACTTGCAACTTGCCAGTGTTATTAGAAGCGTAATTGTAGAAATGGGAGCTCCTAAAACGGGTACTGCTTACGAAGATAAAGCCACTGATGCTATGTTCGAGAATTTTCAAAAAGAAAAAAGTGCCTATTTTGTCGTAGAACACCAAAATAAAGTTGTGGGTGGTGCAGGCATTGCACAATTAAACAATGGCGAAAAAAACATTTGCGAGCTTCAAAAAATGTATTTTTTACCGATTGCAAGAGGCATAGGCTTAGGAAGCAAATTAATTGCCAAATGCTTGCAAAAAGCCCAAGAAAAAGGTTTTAAAAATTGTTATTTAGAAACCATGCCATATATGAAAGCTGCTACCAAACTTTATAAAAAAAATGGTTTTGTAAATCTAGAAAAACCAATGGGAAATACAGGCCATTATTCTTGTAATGTATGGATGATTAAGAAAATTTAA
- a CDS encoding LEA type 2 family protein, which translates to MKKLLYFTSLIFLFVGCSVQKEPVFIKVDHVKIFSFTRDTIKLKADAFFENPNDVSGKITTKDIKVFVNEVEVAEIFSEEFKVPARNEFSIPLIAHIPTKNLLNTHKKGTLGGLLNSLISNKINVKIKGKLKYVVFGFTKEFLVDKTQEIKIKL; encoded by the coding sequence ATGAAAAAACTACTATATTTTACAAGTTTAATTTTTTTATTTGTTGGGTGTTCAGTTCAAAAAGAGCCTGTTTTTATAAAAGTCGATCATGTAAAAATCTTTAGTTTTACCAGAGATACTATAAAACTAAAAGCAGATGCTTTTTTTGAAAATCCTAATGATGTAAGTGGAAAAATTACGACAAAAGATATTAAAGTTTTTGTAAACGAAGTAGAGGTTGCAGAGATTTTTTCAGAAGAATTTAAAGTACCTGCAAGAAACGAATTTTCAATTCCTTTAATTGCGCATATTCCTACAAAAAACCTTTTAAACACTCATAAAAAGGGTACTTTAGGTGGGTTGTTAAATTCTTTAATTTCTAACAAAATAAACGTAAAAATTAAAGGGAAATTAAAATATGTAGTTTTTGGTTTTACCAAAGAGTTTTTAGTTGATAAAACAC